A window from Zingiber officinale cultivar Zhangliang chromosome 7A, Zo_v1.1, whole genome shotgun sequence encodes these proteins:
- the LOC121999976 gene encoding indole-3-pyruvate monooxygenase YUCCA6-like isoform X2 has protein sequence MERWREMEGKSLHDPLHHSHHEATAGEASLQDTVWVDGPVIVGAGPSGLAVAACLKEKGIPSTLLERSACLAPLWQLKTYERLRLHLPKRFCQLPLSPFPASFPNYPSKGQFVDYLHAYARRFHLRPNFNHTVVSAAFDRGLDLWRVEASVPGRARTIHYLSRWLVVATGENAEPFIPDIDGAAAFRGAIVHTSSYWSGSEFEGKRVLVVGCGNSGMEVCLDLCNHNARPSLVVRDTVHVLPREMLGRSTFGLSMWLLKWLPVRAVDRILLLISRLMLGDTRRFGLLRPDLGPLQLKSLSGKTPVLDVGALAKIRSGQVQVVPAIKRLTVEGAEFVDGRCEDFDAIILATGYKSNVPTWLKVLLIIYVVASLIGIYLVDVYMWLFVVCCLLLLFTDK, from the exons ATGGAGCGTTGGCGAGAGATGGAAGGCAAATCGCTACACGATCCCTTGCACCACAGCCACCACGAGGCGACCGCCGGGGAGGCGTCGCTGCAGGACACAGTGTGGGTCGACGGACCCGTTATAGTAGGAGCCGGCCCTTCCGGCCTCGCCGTGGCGGCCTGCCTGAAGGAAAAGGGCATCCCCAGCACCCTCCTGGAGCGCTCCGCCTGCCTCGCCCCTCTGTGGCAGCTCAAGACCTACGAACGCCTCCGCCTCCACCTCCCCAAGCGCTTCTGCCAGCTACCTCTATCCCCCTTCCCCGCCTCCTTTCCGAACTACCCCTCCAAAGGCCAGTTCGTCGACTACCTACACGCCTACGCCCGGCGCTTCCACCTCCGCCCCAACTTCAACCACACCGTCGTCAGCGCCGCCTTCGACCGCGGCCTCGACCTCTGGCGCGTCGAGGCCAGTGTCCCCGGACGCGCCCGAACCATCCACTACCTCTCCCGCTGGCTCGTCGTCGCCACCGGCGAGAATGCGGAGCCGTTCATCCCGGACATCGACGGCGCCGCGGCGTTCCGCGGCGCCATCGTGCACACCAGCTCCTACTGGAGCGGCTCCGAGTTCGAGGGCAAGCGCGTGCTCGTCGTCGGCTGCGGCAACTCCGGCATGGAGGTCTGCTTGGACCTCTGCAACCACAATGCCCGGCCCTCCCTCGTCGTCCGCGACACG GTTCACGTCCTCCCGCGGGAGATGCTGGGCCGGTCCACCTTCGGCCTCTCCATGTGGCTGCTAAAGTGGCTCCCGGTTCGGGCCGTGGACCGCATTCTCCTACTCATCTCCCGGCTCATGCTCGGCGACACCCGGCGGTTCGGCTTGCTCCGGCCCGACCTGGGTCCGCTCCAGCTCAAGTCCCTCTCCGGTAAGACCCCAGTCCTCGATGTCGGCGCCCTCGCCAAGATCAGGTCAGGCCAAGTCCAGGTTGTCCCTGCAATAAAGCGTTTAACCGTCGAGGGAGCAGAGTTTGTGGACGGAAGGTGTGAAGACTTCGACGCGATTATTTTAGCTACAGGCTACAAGAGCAACGTACCTACATGGCTAAAGGTAC tattaattatatatgttGTTGCTAGTTTAATTGGTATATATCTTGTTGATGTATACATGTGGTTGTTTGTTGTTTgttgtttgttgttgttgtttactgACAAGTGA
- the LOC121999976 gene encoding indole-3-pyruvate monooxygenase YUCCA6-like isoform X1, whose translation MERWREMEGKSLHDPLHHSHHEATAGEASLQDTVWVDGPVIVGAGPSGLAVAACLKEKGIPSTLLERSACLAPLWQLKTYERLRLHLPKRFCQLPLSPFPASFPNYPSKGQFVDYLHAYARRFHLRPNFNHTVVSAAFDRGLDLWRVEASVPGRARTIHYLSRWLVVATGENAEPFIPDIDGAAAFRGAIVHTSSYWSGSEFEGKRVLVVGCGNSGMEVCLDLCNHNARPSLVVRDTVHVLPREMLGRSTFGLSMWLLKWLPVRAVDRILLLISRLMLGDTRRFGLLRPDLGPLQLKSLSGKTPVLDVGALAKIRSGQVQVVPAIKRLTVEGAEFVDGRCEDFDAIILATGYKSNVPTWLKEREFFSEKDGFPRKVFPCRWKGEKGLYAVGFTRQGLMGTSADATRIAQDIQQRWRQYNA comes from the exons ATGGAGCGTTGGCGAGAGATGGAAGGCAAATCGCTACACGATCCCTTGCACCACAGCCACCACGAGGCGACCGCCGGGGAGGCGTCGCTGCAGGACACAGTGTGGGTCGACGGACCCGTTATAGTAGGAGCCGGCCCTTCCGGCCTCGCCGTGGCGGCCTGCCTGAAGGAAAAGGGCATCCCCAGCACCCTCCTGGAGCGCTCCGCCTGCCTCGCCCCTCTGTGGCAGCTCAAGACCTACGAACGCCTCCGCCTCCACCTCCCCAAGCGCTTCTGCCAGCTACCTCTATCCCCCTTCCCCGCCTCCTTTCCGAACTACCCCTCCAAAGGCCAGTTCGTCGACTACCTACACGCCTACGCCCGGCGCTTCCACCTCCGCCCCAACTTCAACCACACCGTCGTCAGCGCCGCCTTCGACCGCGGCCTCGACCTCTGGCGCGTCGAGGCCAGTGTCCCCGGACGCGCCCGAACCATCCACTACCTCTCCCGCTGGCTCGTCGTCGCCACCGGCGAGAATGCGGAGCCGTTCATCCCGGACATCGACGGCGCCGCGGCGTTCCGCGGCGCCATCGTGCACACCAGCTCCTACTGGAGCGGCTCCGAGTTCGAGGGCAAGCGCGTGCTCGTCGTCGGCTGCGGCAACTCCGGCATGGAGGTCTGCTTGGACCTCTGCAACCACAATGCCCGGCCCTCCCTCGTCGTCCGCGACACG GTTCACGTCCTCCCGCGGGAGATGCTGGGCCGGTCCACCTTCGGCCTCTCCATGTGGCTGCTAAAGTGGCTCCCGGTTCGGGCCGTGGACCGCATTCTCCTACTCATCTCCCGGCTCATGCTCGGCGACACCCGGCGGTTCGGCTTGCTCCGGCCCGACCTGGGTCCGCTCCAGCTCAAGTCCCTCTCCGGTAAGACCCCAGTCCTCGATGTCGGCGCCCTCGCCAAGATCAGGTCAGGCCAAGTCCAGGTTGTCCCTGCAATAAAGCGTTTAACCGTCGAGGGAGCAGAGTTTGTGGACGGAAGGTGTGAAGACTTCGACGCGATTATTTTAGCTACAGGCTACAAGAGCAACGTACCTACATGGCTAAAG GAGCGAGAGTTTTTCTCCGAGAAGGATGGATTTCCACGCAAAGTGTTTCCCTGTCGTTGGAAGGGGGAGAAGGGCCTCTACGCCGTGGGATTCACACGGCAAGGTTTGATGGGTACTTCGGCGGACGCCACGAGAATAGCTCAGGATATCCAGCAACGTTGGAGGCAATATAATGCATGA